The Tursiops truncatus isolate mTurTru1 chromosome 16, mTurTru1.mat.Y, whole genome shotgun sequence genome contains the following window.
CTTTCCTCCTACCTAATGAGCCCCCAAGAACAAGGTCAGATCAGGGAGGCAGGGGGGCCGGGGATTATCAGACATCTGGCATGGAGGAGCCATTCCAGGGAGCCAGATGTGTCCCAGGGAGCAGGCGGGGACATTGCACCCCAGACTGCAGGGCATTGGCCAGGAATTGCTGGACCAGGAAGTAAGTTCTCAGTGGGTTTGGGTAGGAGCTCAACACCatgagggaaaaagggaaaaacttgTTTTCAGAAGTCAGCAAATCCCCTGAAATTAAGTCGGCCCCGTCATTTGCCTTTTGCTCTGTTTatgggtttggggttttgtttcgttttgttttcgTTCTGCCACACCAAAGGCTTTAATTTTATCCAGTCACGTGCTTTATTTAGTCGTTTCATTTATGGTTTCTGCCTTTGGAGTTCCACTTAGAAAGATTTTCTCAGCCCCCAAGATTAAGCAAATATTCACGACTTGCGTTTTTAAGTTTGCTATACGGTTGTAAGGCCAGAGTCTCACTTGTTTTTCCTAACTGGATCATCAGTCATCCCCAGATCACTCACTGAATAAGCCATCCTGACCCCACTGCTTTGAAACGTCACCTTTAGCGTTGGTCTGTCTGTGGACTTGTTCTGTGAACTTGATCCGTCTGCTCCTCCTGCAGTGGTGCCGACACTTCTCCCACTTGGCCACTCACTCTTTATACACGTCTTCCTAGTTGGTCTCAATATGTCTATCCTTCTGGATAAATGTTTACAGCTACTCTATCCCAgcattttgcagaagagaaaatattgagCTCCAGGGTAGGGACTTGTCCGAAGTACCATAGGCCAGAACTCGGGTTTCCTAACCCTCACCTATGCTGCCTCTTCACCTCTCTGATCATACTTCCCTTTCTGACTGGGCATTTAACTCTATACACCTTCTCATTTCTTATCTCTAGAATTGCCCTCTGCTGTGGTGAGCTTGTAGGCCATTGCAAAGTCTACCTTTTAGGCAACCCCAAATCTGAGGAATCTTCTCATCTCAATGTCCCATGTCTGCCCGACGTTGCAAACAATGAGAGCCCGCACCAAGAGGGATCAGGCAAAGAACtaggagacagagaggaagcagTGGTGTTCCCGATGTCTTTCCACTGGCCCTCGTTCCGGTTCTCTCCAGAGTAGTGGCTTTGCCAAGTGTCTTACAGAGCGCAGCAGAGAAAGCTCAGCTGGGCAAGGCCCGATGGAGACTGGGGCCTGGACAGGGTGCTCTCATGATGCCATGTCCCACTCCTCCCTGCAGATACCTGGGCAAAGAGGGCTGGGCACCAGCATCCTACCTGAAGAAAGCCAAGGATGACCTGCCAGCACGGAAGAAGAATCTGGCAGGCCCAGTGGAGATCATCGGGAACATCATGGAGATCAGCAACCTGCTGAACAAAAAGGCGTCCGGGGACAAGGAGACCACCCCAGCTGAAGGCGAGGCCCCAGAGGCCCCCATCACCAAGAAGGAGATCAGCCTGCCCATCCTCTGCAATGCTTCCAACGGCAGCGCCCTGGGTGTCCCCGAGAGGACCGTCTCCAAGCTGGCCCAGGGCTCCCCAGCCGTGGCCAGGATTGCCCCTCAGAGGGCCCAGATCAGTAAGAACCTCGCTGATCCCCGGGTCCTTGCCGCACAGCTCTTTAGAGAAGGGGCGTGAGGTGCAAGGAAAGCCTAAGGGGGGTCGGGGTGTGTGCAGGATCCCCATATTATTCTGTTCCTGAGATGTAGGCTGACCCCTGACCCCAGGCTCGCTTTGCCAGCTTGTCTTATGCTAATCACAAGCATGGACAAGGCAATTCCTTCCACTCCTCCGAGATAAATTGCATGCATACGTAAGCTGGTAGCATCACGAACGGTCACTCTGCAGATAGGTCACCTGGGCTGTGAGATGGGTGCTCACATCTCACATCTCAGAGTGCAAGGCTGCTCTATGAGTGACAGCCTGTAGATCATCTTGCTGAGCCTTACCCCTTCCTCCCTGTCGTCTTCCTCCAGTTACCGGAAATCTAAGACACTCGGAAGGGTGACTGTACCTCCCTCCACAAGCACTTTTAAGCAGCATCCTTCCGGAATCTCCTCCTTTCGTACAGGAGAAACCCAGCTGCCGGCCCCTCCAGATCTCTAGCATCTCTGGGGCAAGGATGCCTGCGGATTGAGGGTTAAACTGTTCTGTATTATGAGACCAGCTTCTGTTTATGTCCAGCCATTCTTAAAATCTGGAGGAAAGCTGTGTTTTAGTTTGGTTCTGAGCTTACATTAGCTTTATGCCTGAAACCTTCTGAGCAGCCAGTCGGGAGCTGTTTTGGGGGTACTTCCTCTTGCCTAGCGCTGTGCTAGCTTCCAAGGATTTGGTagtgagcaaaaaacagacatgGTCTCTTCTCCTAAATTTGGAAATCTGATAAAGCTATCTACCCTTTCCCCTGAAAAAAGCCCCTCTGTCTGTACATTTTGAAATTGTGCACATCATTTTAGGGGGTTCACGGATCCCCTTGAAACACAGCTAAGGAAGCTTAAAGATCTCTCACTTCCACTGAAGAAGCCCAGCTCTCGTGCCTGTGGTGACCGAGAGCATGGGTTCCTCATAAATGTGGGAAAAGAGCGGGAACTTCCCAGCATCAGGAGATCAcacccagggaagggagggaaggcacTGTGTCTGGCTGCGATTTCTGAAGCCCTGTTTCTTCTTCTAGGCTCCCCGAACCTCAGGACAAGGCCTCCACCTCGCAGAGAGTCCAGCTTGGTATGTGTGCtcagtttcttctctctttctcattccctttcctgGGTGCCCCGTAGCAGCTCCCAGTAATTGGCTGTCTCAGTGCAGAGTCTGTTGGTCCAGGGCTTCCCCAGGGCCATGCTGGAGCTTCCAGCTTTgtggggctggaggcagggagggaagccTGGGGAACCCAGCCTTCCTGGGGCCTAGCTGGACAGTTTTTAATCGAAAACACACTGCACTCTAAAGCTAAATAAATCCATCCCAGCCACGGCACTGGCAGACATAAACATTTAGACTGGCTGGCGAGAGTGTCCAGCCGGGGCATTGCCAGGGGTGGGAAATAGGGCTGCTGTCCATGTGAGCCTGGAAGACTTTCAGCTTTGCCTTCCTTGCCCGGGAGTGCCCAGTGGATGCCAGAACCTGGGAGGGCACAGGGCAGACCAGTGAGCATCTTCTCCGGGGAGGAGGGTGGTAAATGGCAGGGACTTGTTTATGCTGAAGCTCAAAGAGGCTCAGTGCTGCTGGGGTCTGTGGCGCCTGTAGGTGAGGTTTCCTGGCATCCAGACCGCCACGGAGGTGGATGTGCACTCAGGGTGCTGGGGCTTTGGGTGAGAGGTGGCAGACCGAGAGCCCTAGAACCAAGAACTGTCATCTGGGGCAGTGGGATGCAGTGCAAAGAATGGGGCTTCAGGCCTGCCAGGCATGGATTCATACTCCGTTTCTGACACTGAGAAACAGCAAGCCCCTGGCCAGGTTGCTTACCCTCcagaggcctcagtttccttatttataagaGGGGGACAGTGCCAGCCATctcctagggctgttgtaaggatGGGATGAGATGGTGTATGCAGAGGGCTGGCCATCGACTTTCCACTTCCTCTGTCAGCTCTCTGTGCACTATGTGTGGACAAGGATTCTGCAGTCACATCTGGGCTTAGCCGCAAGATTTACTGTGGTCAGTGACATCCGCCCCAGGGGGGTGGACAGCGGCCGTCACTGGAAGAGTTGGCCTTCCCTAAACAGGATTTTTGAAGATTTGGCCCCTGGAGATGGGACCGTCCTGGCCCTGGCCGTCAGCCCCACTGGagttttctatcttgtttctCCTCCCATTTTACACAACTGAACGagttctcccctcccctcatctcTCTCAGCCCCAGCTAATTATTTTCAGGCAGACTTGATTTTGGCAAGAATGGGGTAATTCTTTCCACACCTGCCAAAAGCAGGGCTTGCTAGGGCAGAGCTGCTCTTTCCGGCTAGGTCCGTCCGACTCCCACCTGGCCGCGGGGGTCCAGGCAGGGCCGGGACCTGGGCCACCTCTGTGCGCATGCACGGCTGCAGAGCCAGCCACCAGGGCAGGGAAAGTTGACCTGGTCCCTCAAAACCAGCCTCCCCCGCACCCTTCACTCACTCTGACCTGAGGCAGCTCAGCTGTGACTGGCAGGATTAGAACATGCTGAGCCTTGAAGGACGAGGCAGGGTAAGAGGAATAGGATGGCGTTTCAGGAAGAGCGTTCGGCTTCAGCTTATGTTTATAGAGCTTTTCCTGTGCCGCTGGCTGGACCAGAAGTTATGTTCATTATCTCATGGCCCTGttattagttccattttacagatgaggaaactgaggctcagagagagcaaGGGCCTTGCCCAGGGCCACGCAACTGGTGAATTGCTGAGCTGGGACTGGAGCCCACATGCGTCCACCTGCAGGCAGAGACCTTTTGAGGTCTTCCTGCTACACTGTAgctgcttccccccccccccagcctccCAAACACGTGTACCTTTTTTAtaagattgttttattttaactccTTTGTTTGATACCAGGCCATATTGGGAGTGATGGGGAGGCGCCAAGGCCATGTTGGCTGGAGTAGAGACTGGCTGAAGCTGGAATGTCCTCTCCACGAGGGCAAGGGGGTTGTCCTGTCCCTTTGGTTCACTCTTGCATGCCTGGTGCCTTGGACCAGAGTCTGGCACCCAGTAGACACACAACAAACATttgtcaagtgaatgaatgaggctCACAGCTCATGGGCTGTGGCTGTATTCTACATTTGCTTGCATGTCAGGCTTAGTTATCGACACGCCAGCATCTAGGAAGCATTTAGGCTGCCCAGCGCGTTCTACCCAACCCCAGAGCAAAGGATCCTGAGTGTATTCCGTGCTTGCCTAACCATTTGGCATCATCACGATGACAGACCAAGGGGTTTTCTGACCAACCCCACACCCCCTTAcacccaccccacctctgcagtCAGGTGTCACCCCGGTGGCCCTTCACCTGAGACTCAAGGACATGGCTCTCCTCTCCCAGGGGGCAGTGTGCACGGGCTTTGTTACAACAATTTCTCCGCTTTTTGACTTTTGTTTTGGGACCTAGCTGTTGAGGCTTCTGAAAACTGGATTCCAAAGATGTAAGGGTGGAAATTTACTTAGATGATCATTTTCATAGCTCAGACAAGTCTCAAGCGAATCCTAGGTGTTCTTAGCCTGATCAGGAGAGTGGTCTCTTGGTGAGCCACCCTGAGACTCAGGTGATTGATACATCCTCAGGTCAGCTGCTCTCCACCTGGTGTAGCCGCCACACTCACCTCAGTTACGGTTCTGATCAGGTGAGCCTCGCTGACTTCAGTCCTTCTCTGCCTCAGGGGTTCCAGCTGCCTAAGCCGCCAGAGCCCCCTTCTGTTGAGGTGGAGTACTACACCATTGCCGAATTCCAGTCGTGCATTTCTGATGGGATCAGTTTTCGAGGCGGACAGAAGGCAGAGGTGAGCCTTGGGCCATGGGGCTGAGGGTTATAATTCATGATGGTCAGATACCCCCCGTGTTTCCCATTTATGTCTTGCTGGCGACATTCCTGAGGGGCGAGCAGGAAAGGTGCAGAAACAGAACCCACAGGGATTAGAATTTGCCTAAAGCCAGTAAGTGCCAcagccaggactagaacccacGGCTCCTGTCTCCACCCAGCTGCCGTCACAGCAGCGTTTCCCAAAGCATATTATAGGAGCTCGTGATGGGGACACTTTGAAACAAAGGGCCTCTGGGGTTGAGTTTGGAGGACAGTGAGTTAAACAAAACCCAACCAGCTTTGTTGTTTTAGTTgcagaacttctcagagcctAGATATGGGGGTGTCACTGTGTGTCTCTAAGAGGGGACTGGAATAGGCAGTATCACCTAGATTCCTCTCCCAGGAGCTCCTGGGGGCCAGGGTTCCACAAGACCCATATTAGGAAGTGCTGCTGTTGGGAGAATGTGGTCCAGGCAGCCGGAGTAAGGCACTCTGGCCACATCCACACCACAGGCACCTCTGACATTCGATGCAGTCCCTTCTCCCCCAGGTTCTGATGATTTCTCTCTGCAAGTGGGTAGCAGACCCTCTCCTGCTCCCTCCCAGCCGGTCTCCTAGCATTTATGAAACCCCACTTTGTGGCCAGCGCTGAACATGGCACTCCAGGGACCAGAGAAGATCTGTGACTCAGATCTTTCACTTGAGTGGCTCTGTGTAGTAATGGAGTTAAGTCCAATTAATACCTGTAAAACCATCAGAAGAGTAACTGGGCAGTTTCTGCCCATTGAAGAGGTGATGCCCCCAATGTGAATGTTTTAAACCACATGCCTGGAACTTAGAACTAAATTTCTAAGAGAAATCATTCTCTCAGTGGTGCTTATGCTTCCAGAAGAGCCTATGAAGCTCATAATGTAAGAGAACTGACATACCTAGGATCTACCCACGTATGCATTTTGAGTATGGAATGGGCAGAGTGAAGGACGGAATATAGCACCCAAGGCAGGGCGGGGGCTGCAGAGGGCTGGCCTCAGGCAGACCTTGCCTTTGGTGGTCTctatcctcccttccttccttgccccTCTTCCCCCAGTGCCGGTGCTTTCaagcttcccttcccctccctgggacCTCCTCCTCCAGCAGTGTTCCACAATTCAAAATTACAGTTGTTCCTCGGGGTCCATGGGGCGTTGGTTCCATGACCCCCAATGGACACCCAAATCCTGGGATGCTCAAGGCCCTTACATAAAATCGTAGTGCAGTTGGCCCTCCACATCCAGGGATGCGGAACCTGCGCACATGGGAGGACAACTGCCTCTTCCATTCGTATTCCCCGATCCAAACGGACCTCAGTACAGCCAGCAACCACACTCCTGGGCTTTCTCCAGTCTCAAATAGCAGTTAAGAAAGAAGCTCCTTGAACGAGTTTATAGTAACAGGGAAATGACTGAGAGGCCCTAGCCTTCCCCCAGGAAGCCGTTCAACTCAAAGAAATCTCCTCAGCTGGTAGGATTTCAGTGGGATTCCACATGTAGTGAAATGACCATGAGCAATGGGGAAACCAGGGAGGTCCGGCCTCAGCCTTACCTCCAGGTTCCACTCACCTGCACCCTCCTATTCTCTTCTGCCCTGAGAGACCCTTTCCAGTGTCACCAAGGGAGGGCCTAGCAGTATGGGAGTGAGAGGATGGAAGTGGTGGAATGGCAGTCTTTTGTACGTATGGGTCCGTGGTGAGCGGGGTTTTGTAGGGACTGGGAACAGTGCATCTTCCAAGTGTAGTAGCTCAGCGGGAGGAGAAGTGAGGGTCTGGAGAGGAGGCCAGCTCGACCAGGGTGTTGGAGGAGACTTggaagagcaggagagggggTCTTGGAGAGTAGGAGCCCCCCCCATCCAGGAGACGAtagagacctgggtttgaatgccAGCCCATCACTTCCTACGTTGGGTCCTGGGCCGCTTACTCAGTGGCTCAGTTCActcatctgggaaatggagaTAATGTCTCCTAGAGCCAAAGTGGGAAGCTCCCaccctggcacatggtagggcCCCAGCGATCCTCCCAGCTCACTGGCCCGTCTGCCCCTTCCCCCAGGTCATCGACAAGAACTCGGGTGGCTGGTGGTACGTGCAGATCGGTGAGAAGGAGGGCTGGGCCCCCGCGTCGTACATCGATAAGCGCAGGAAGCCCAACCTGAGCCGCCGCACGAGCACTCTGACGCGGCCCAAGGTGCCCCCACCGGCACCGCCCAGCAAGCCCAAGGAGGCCGAGGAGGGTCTGGCGGGTGCTGGTGAGAGCCAGGACTCCCCGCTGAGGCTCAGGTACGAGGAGCCCGAGTATGACATCCCTGCCTTTGGCTTCGACTCAGAGCCAGAGCTGAGTGAGGAGCCCGCAGAGGATGGCAGCTCGGGGGACAGGCGGCCCGGCCAGCCCCACAAGCCCTCGCCCGCCTTCTCGCTGCAGCGCGCCCGCTTCAAGGTGGGCGGATCTGCAGAGGACGTGGCCCTGGAGGAGGAGACCATCTATGAGAACGAGGGCTTCCGGGCATGTGCAGAGGACGCCCTGTCGGCCAGGCGCTCCTCCCGGGACAGCGACTCCCCAGGCGGCTCCCCGCTGTCCCTTGCCAGGAAAAACTCCCCCAGATCGGGCTCCCCCAAATCGTCGTCGCTCTTGAAGCTCAAGGCAGAGAAGAACGCCCAGGCGGAACTGGGGAAGAACCACTCCTCGGCCTCCTTTTCCTCGTCCATCACCATCAACACCAcctgctcttcctcttcctcctcttcctcctcgtcCTTGTCCAAGAACAGTGAGGACCTGAAGCGCCGTTCTGCCTCGGACGCAGGCATCCGCGGCGCTCCCAAGGTCGGAGCGAGGAAGGATGCTGACCCGAAGACTGGGCTGACCTCCTGTGCCCGGGCCAAGCCATCAGTTCGGCCCAAGCCGTTCCTGAACCGCACAGAGTCCCAGAGTCAGGAGAAGATGGACATCAGCACTTTACGGCGCCAGCTGAGGCCCACTGGCCAGCTCCGGGGCGGCCTCAAGGGCTCCAAGAGCGAGGATTCGGAGCTGCCCCCCCAGATGGCCTTCGAGGGTCCCGGTGAGGGGTCCAGGAGAGGCTCGGCCGACCTCATCACCCTCCCTGCCGCCACGCCCCCGTGTCCCACCAAGAAGGGGTGGGAAGGGCAGGCCACCTCCTACACGACATGTAGTGCCTACCAAAAGGTCCAGGACTCGGAGATCAGCTTCCCAGCAGGCGTGGAGGTGCAGGTGCTTGAGAAGCTGGAAAGTGGCTGGTGGTACGTGAGGTTTGGGGAGCTGGAGGGCTGGGCCCCCTCCCACTATCTGGTGCTCGGTGAGAACGAGCAATTCGACCCCCCTGGCAAAGAGCTGGACACAGTGGCCACCAAGAGCAAGCAGAACGAGGGCAAGTCAGACAGCCTGGAAAAGATCGAGAAGCGGGTCCAAGCGCTGAACACCGTCAACCAGAGCAAAAGGGCCACGCCACCCATCCCCTCCAAGCCTCCCGGCGGCTTCGTCAAGACCTCGGGCGCCGGGGCGGTGAAGATGAGGAATGGCGTGCGGCAGGTGGCCGTGAGGCCCCAGTCGGTGTTCGTGTCCCCACCGCCCAAGGACAGCAACCTGTCCTGTGCCCTGAGGAGGAATGAGTCGCTGACGGCCAC
Protein-coding sequences here:
- the SH3PXD2A gene encoding SH3 and PX domain-containing protein 2A isoform X5: MSTAGHLSGCHPIFHSVMKSFGSLRPDRRMSTPRKSADTHAEPMILEQYVVVSNYKKQENSELSLQAGEVVDVIEKNESGWWFVSTSEEQGWVPATYLEAQNGTRDDSDINTSKTGEVSKRRKAHLRRLDRRWTLGGMVNRQHSREEKYVTVQPYTSQSKDEIGFEKGVTVEVIRKNLEGWWYIRYLGKEGWAPASYLKKAKDDLPARKKNLAGPVEIIGNIMEISNLLNKKASGDKETTPAEGEAPEAPITKKEISLPILCNASNGSALGVPERTVSKLAQGSPAVARIAPQRAQISSPNLRTRPPPRRESSLGFQLPKPPEPPSVEVEYYTIAEFQSCISDGISFRGGQKAEVIDKNSGGWWYVQIGEKEGWAPASYIDKRRKPNLSRRTSTLTRPKVPPPAPPSKPKEAEEGLAGAGESQDSPLRLRYEEPEYDIPAFGFDSEPELSEEPAEDGSSGDRRPGQPHKPSPAFSLQRARFKVGGSAEDVALEEETIYENEGFRACAEDALSARRSSRDSDSPGGSPLSLARKNSPRSGSPKSSSLLKLKAEKNAQAELGKNHSSASFSSSITINTTCSSSSSSSSSSLSKNSEDLKRRSASDAGIRGAPKVGARKDADPKTGLTSCARAKPSVRPKPFLNRTESQSQEKMDISTLRRQLRPTGQLRGGLKGSKSEDSELPPQMAFEGPGEGSRRGSADLITLPAATPPCPTKKGWEGQATSYTTCSAYQKVQDSEISFPAGVEVQVLEKLESGWWYVRFGELEGWAPSHYLVLGENEQFDPPGKELDTVATKSKQNEGKSDSLEKIEKRVQALNTVNQSKRATPPIPSKPPGGFVKTSGAGAVKMRNGVRQVAVRPQSVFVSPPPKDSNLSCALRRNESLTATDGLRGVRRNSSFSTARSAAAEAKGRLVERAASQGSDPPLLPTQRNGIPVSPVRPKPIEKSQFIHNNLKDVYVSIADYEGDEETAGFQEGVSMEVLERNPNGWWYCQILDGVKPFKGWVPSNYLEKKN
- the SH3PXD2A gene encoding SH3 and PX domain-containing protein 2A isoform X7 — protein: MLAYCVQDATVVDVEKRRNPSKHYVYIINVTWSDSTSQTIYRRYSKFFDLQMQLLDKFPIEGGQKDPKQRIIPFLPGKILFRRSHIRDVAVKRLKPIDEYCRALVRLPPHISQCDEVFRFFEARPEDVNPPKEDYGSSKRKSVWLSSWAESPKKNVTGADTHAEPMILEQYVVVSNYKKQENSELSLQAGEVVDVIEKNESGWWFVSTSEEQGWVPATYLEAQNGTRDDSDINTSKTGEVSKRRKAHLRRLDRRWTLGGMVNRQHSREEKYVTVQPYTSQSKDEIGFEKGVTVEVIRKNLEGWWYIRYLGKEGWAPASYLKKAKDDLPARKKNLAGPVEIIGNIMEISNLLNKKASGDKETTPAEGEAPEAPITKKEISLPILCNASNGSALGVPERTVSKLAQGSPAVARIAPQRAQISSPNLRTRPPPRRESSLGFQLPKPPEPPSVEVEYYTIAEFQSCISDGISFRGGQKAEVIDKNSGGWWYVQIGEKEGWAPASYIDKRRKPNLSRRTSTLTRPKVPPPAPPSKPKEAEEGLAGAGESQDSPLRLRYEEPEYDIPAFGFDSEPELSEEPAEDGSSGDRRPGQPHKPSPAFSLQRARFKVGGSAEDVALEEETIYENEGFRACAEDALSARRSSRDSDSPGGSPLSLARKNSPRSGSPKSSSLLKLKAEKNAQAELGKNHSSASFSSSITINTTCSSSSSSSSSSLSKNSEDLKRRSASDAGIRGAPKVGARKDADPKTGLTSCARAKPSVRPKPFLNRTESQSQEKMDISTLRRQLRPTGQLRGGLKGSKSEDSELPPQMAFEGPGEGSRRGSADLITLPAATPPCPTKKGWEGQATSYTTCSAYQKVQDSEISFPAGVEVQVLEKLESGWWYVRFGELEGWAPSHYLVLGENEQFDPPGKELDTVATKSKQNEGKSDSLEKIEKRVQALNTVNQSKRATPPIPSKPPGGFVKTSGAGAVKMRNGVRQVAVRPQSVFVSPPPKDSNLSCALRRNESLTATDGLRGVRRNSSFSTARSAAAEAKGRLVERAASQGSDPPLLPTQRNGIPVSPVRPKPIEKSQFIHNNLKDVYVSIADYEGDEETAGFQEGVSMEVLERNPNGWWYCQILDGVKPFKGWVPSNYLEKKN
- the SH3PXD2A gene encoding SH3 and PX domain-containing protein 2A isoform X3; protein product: MKGRKISSGGQMQLLDKFPIEGGQKDPKQRIIPFLPGKILFRRSHIRDVAVKRLKPIDEYCRALVRLPPHISQCDEVFRFFEARPEDVNPPKEDYGSSKRKSGADTHAEPMILEQYVVVSNYKKQENSELSLQAGEVVDVIEKNESGWWFVSTSEEQGWVPATYLEAQNGTRDDSDINTSKTGEVSKRRKAHLRRLDRRWTLGGMVNRQHSREEKYVTVQPYTSQSKDEIGFEKGVTVEVIRKNLEGWWYIRYLGKEGWAPASYLKKAKDDLPARKKNLAGPVEIIGNIMEISNLLNKKASGDKETTPAEGEAPEAPITKKEISLPILCNASNGSALGVPERTVSKLAQGSPAVARIAPQRAQISSPNLRTRPPPRRESSLGFQLPKPPEPPSVEVEYYTIAEFQSCISDGISFRGGQKAEVIDKNSGGWWYVQIGEKEGWAPASYIDKRRKPNLSRRTSTLTRPKVPPPAPPSKPKEAEEGLAGAGESQDSPLRLRYEEPEYDIPAFGFDSEPELSEEPAEDGSSGDRRPGQPHKPSPAFSLQRARFKVGGSAEDVALEEETIYENEGFRACAEDALSARRSSRDSDSPGGSPLSLARKNSPRSGSPKSSSLLKLKAEKNAQAELGKNHSSASFSSSITINTTCSSSSSSSSSSLSKNSEDLKRRSASDAGIRGAPKVGARKDADPKTGLTSCARAKPSVRPKPFLNRTESQSQEKMDISTLRRQLRPTGQLRGGLKGSKSEDSELPPQMAFEGPGEGSRRGSADLITLPAATPPCPTKKGWEGQATSYTTCSAYQKVQDSEISFPAGVEVQVLEKLESGWWYVRFGELEGWAPSHYLVLGENEQFDPPGKELDTVATKSKQNEGKSDSLEKIEKRVQALNTVNQSKRATPPIPSKPPGGFVKTSGAGAVKMRNGVRQVAVRPQSVFVSPPPKDSNLSCALRRNESLTATDGLRGVRRNSSFSTARSAAAEAKGRLVERAASQGSDPPLLPTQRNGIPVSPVRPKPIEKSQFIHNNLKDVYVSIADYEGDEETAGFQEGVSMEVLERNPNGWWYCQILDGVKPFKGWVPSNYLEKKN
- the SH3PXD2A gene encoding SH3 and PX domain-containing protein 2A isoform X6, whose amino-acid sequence is MILEQYVVVSNYKKQENSELSLQAGEVVDVIEKNESGWWFVSTSEEQGWVPATYLEAQNGTRDDSDINTSKTGEVSKRRKAHLRRLDRRWTLGGMVNRQHSREEKYVTVQPYTSQSKDEIGFEKGVTVEVIRKNLEGWWYIRYLGKEGWAPASYLKKAKDDLPARKKNLAGPVEIIGNIMEISNLLNKKASGDKETTPAEGEAPEAPITKKEISLPILCNASNGSALGVPERTVSKLAQGSPAVARIAPQRAQISSPNLRTRPPPRRESSLGFQLPKPPEPPSVEVEYYTIAEFQSCISDGISFRGGQKAEVIDKNSGGWWYVQIGEKEGWAPASYIDKRRKPNLSRRTSTLTRPKVPPPAPPSKPKEAEEGLAGAGESQDSPLRLRYEEPEYDIPAFGFDSEPELSEEPAEDGSSGDRRPGQPHKPSPAFSLQRARFKVGGSAEDVALEEETIYENEGFRACAEDALSARRSSRDSDSPGGSPLSLARKNSPRSGSPKSSSLLKLKAEKNAQAELGKNHSSASFSSSITINTTCSSSSSSSSSSLSKNSEDLKRRSASDAGIRGAPKVGARKDADPKTGLTSCARAKPSVRPKPFLNRTESQSQEKMDISTLRRQLRPTGQLRGGLKGSKSEDSELPPQMAFEGPGEGSRRGSADLITLPAATPPCPTKKGWEGQATSYTTCSAYQKVQDSEISFPAGVEVQVLEKLESGWWYVRFGELEGWAPSHYLVLGENEQFDPPGKELDTVATKSKQNEGKSDSLEKIEKRVQALNTVNQSKRATPPIPSKPPGGFVKTSGAGAVKMRNGVRQVAVRPQSVFVSPPPKDSNLSCALRRNESLTATDGLRGVRRNSSFSTARSAAAEAKGRLVERAASQGSDPPLLPTQRNGIPVSPVRPKPIEKSQFIHNNLKDVYVSIADYEGDEETAGFQEGVSMEVLERNPNGWWYCQILDGVKPFKGWVPSNYLEKKN
- the SH3PXD2A gene encoding SH3 and PX domain-containing protein 2A isoform X4, with the protein product MQLLDKFPIEGGQKDPKQRIIPFLPGKILFRRSHIRDVAVKRLKPIDEYCRALVRLPPHISQCDEVFRFFEARPEDVNPPKEDYGSSKRKSGADTHAEPMILEQYVVVSNYKKQENSELSLQAGEVVDVIEKNESGWWFVSTSEEQGWVPATYLEAQNGTRDDSDINTSKTGEVSKRRKAHLRRLDRRWTLGGMVNRQHSREEKYVTVQPYTSQSKDEIGFEKGVTVEVIRKNLEGWWYIRYLGKEGWAPASYLKKAKDDLPARKKNLAGPVEIIGNIMEISNLLNKKASGDKETTPAEGEAPEAPITKKEISLPILCNASNGSALGVPERTVSKLAQGSPAVARIAPQRAQISSPNLRTRPPPRRESSLGFQLPKPPEPPSVEVEYYTIAEFQSCISDGISFRGGQKAEVIDKNSGGWWYVQIGEKEGWAPASYIDKRRKPNLSRRTSTLTRPKVPPPAPPSKPKEAEEGLAGAGESQDSPLRLRYEEPEYDIPAFGFDSEPELSEEPAEDGSSGDRRPGQPHKPSPAFSLQRARFKVGGSAEDVALEEETIYENEGFRACAEDALSARRSSRDSDSPGGSPLSLARKNSPRSGSPKSSSLLKLKAEKNAQAELGKNHSSASFSSSITINTTCSSSSSSSSSSLSKNSEDLKRRSASDAGIRGAPKVGARKDADPKTGLTSCARAKPSVRPKPFLNRTESQSQEKMDISTLRRQLRPTGQLRGGLKGSKSEDSELPPQMAFEGPGEGSRRGSADLITLPAATPPCPTKKGWEGQATSYTTCSAYQKVQDSEISFPAGVEVQVLEKLESGWWYVRFGELEGWAPSHYLVLGENEQFDPPGKELDTVATKSKQNEGKSDSLEKIEKRVQALNTVNQSKRATPPIPSKPPGGFVKTSGAGAVKMRNGVRQVAVRPQSVFVSPPPKDSNLSCALRRNESLTATDGLRGVRRNSSFSTARSAAAEAKGRLVERAASQGSDPPLLPTQRNGIPVSPVRPKPIEKSQFIHNNLKDVYVSIADYEGDEETAGFQEGVSMEVLERNPNGWWYCQILDGVKPFKGWVPSNYLEKKN